In the Nerophis ophidion isolate RoL-2023_Sa linkage group LG01, RoL_Noph_v1.0, whole genome shotgun sequence genome, one interval contains:
- the LOC133549337 gene encoding zinc finger protein OZF-like, whose translation MDDYCYAKMATSCQRESERESAPPTSSKSPTEIKIKTEDEDIQQLISYPEVLPTESWVGRWTLKQEDAQPPRIKKEEEELSISQEGECLLRPQEAKLTKLPLTVVSVKTEDDEEKPPETFRWLCPAKNQQPSSHQEELPSELQWVDSNLKQENPQSPQIKEEEEHLWITREGGCLLGTQEADLNKLPLTVVSVKADDDEEKPPPDNLLAPLSDSEAEDDDEEPLSSDTDCEGDMRTHTDNKHSKSSKVKHMSYKKCLTRQMSTHTGERPFNCSVCGKNFTHKSNLTQHMRTHTGERPFNCSACAKKFTHKTSLAEHMRTHTGEKTFDCSVCAKNFTHKTSLIQHMRTHTGEKPFDCSVCSKSFFQKSHLTGHMTTHTREKSFNCLVCAKHFTQKSSLTQHMRTHTGEKPFSCSACAKNFTHRSSLTQHMRTHAGEKPFNCSVCGRSFFQKSHLTGHMRTHTGEKTFQCSVCLKNFTHKSSLTEHMRTHTGEKPFNCSLCGKDFTHKGNMTQHMKTHTGEKTFNCLVCRKSFFQKCHLTRHMTTHKRKDM comes from the exons atggacgactactgctatgctaagatggcgacgtcatgtcaaagagaaagtgaaagagaaTCAGCGCCACCAACTTCCAGCAAATCACCAACGGAGATAAAGATAAAAACCGAAGATGAAG ACATCCAGCAGCTGATTAGTTATCCAGAGGTACTTCCCACTGAGTCCTGGGTAGGGCGCTGGACTCTGAAGCAGGAGGATGCACAGCCCCCCCgcatcaaaaaggaagaggaggaactttCAATctctcaggagggagagtgtcttctaagGCCGCAGGAAGCTAAACTCACCAAgttgccactgactgttgtctcggtgaagactgaagatgacgAAGAGAAACCACCTGAGACCTTCCGTTGGTTGTGTCCTGCAAAGAACCAGCAGCCGAGTAGTCATCAAGAAGAACTTCCCTCTGAGCTGCAGTGGGTTGATTCAAACCTGAAGCAAGAGAATCCACAGTCACCCCaaattaaagaggaagaagagcaTCTCTGGATCACTCGAGAGGGAGGGTGTCTTCTAGGAACGCAGGAAGCTGATCTCAACAAgttgccactgactgttgtctctgtgaaggctgacgatgatgaagagaaaccaccaccagacaacctcttagctccactatcagatagtgaggctgaagacgacGATGAGgaacctttgagcagcgatacagactgtgaaggtgatatgaggactcacactgacaacaaacatTCTAAAAGCTCTAAAGTGAAACATATGAGCTACAAAAAGTGTTTGACCCGACAGATGagcacacacacaggagaaagaccatttaattgttcagtctGCGGTAAAAACTTTACTCACAAGAGCAATTTGACGcaacatatgagaacacacacaggagaaagaccatttaattgttcagctTGTGCTAAAAAATTCACTCACAAGACCAGTTTggctgaacacatgagaacacacactggagaaaaaacatttgattgttcagtttgtgcTAAAAACTTTACTCACAAGACCAGTCTGattcaacacatgagaacacacacaggagaaaagccATTTGATTGTTCAGTTTGCAGCAAAAGCTTTTTTCAAAAGAGCCATTTGACtggtcacatgacaacacacacacggGAAAAATCATTTAATTGTTTGGTTTGTGCTAAACACTTTACTCAAAAAAGcagtttgactcaacacatgagaacacacacgggagaaaaaccatttagttgttcagcTTGTGCTAAAAACTTTACTCACAGGAGcagtttgactcaacacatgagaacacacgcaggagaaaaaccatttaattgttcagtatGTGGTAGAAGCTTTTTCCAAAAGAGCCATTtgactggacacatgagaacacatacaggaGAAAAAACTTTtcaatgttcagtttgtcttaaaAACTTTACTCACAAGAGCagtttgactgaacacatgaggacacacacaggggaaaaaccatttaattgttcacTTTGCGGTAAAGACTTTACTCACAAGGGTAATATGActcaacacatgaaaacacacacaggagaaaaaacatttaattgtttaGTTTGTCGTAAAAGCTTTTTTCAAAAGTGTCATTTGACgagacacatgacaacacacaagaGAAAAGACATGTAG
- the LOC133549364 gene encoding zinc finger protein OZF-like has translation MDGSCFAKMTSAKRESERESPTEEKTKTADTEIQKLIGHPEKLHNHLQLGSSTLKQTPQRPHIKEEEEELWIPQEGECLLRPEETDLTDLPLTVVSVKTEDDEEKNPKSFRQLGPEDFRQMIGHPEELPPQPQGRSSTLKQEDPHPPHIKKEEEADCLLGLAEADLAKLPLTVVTVKTEDDDEEKSQADNLLSSDTDCEGDMRTHTDNKHSECSIEKTLKEGLTCLVCAKGFSHKGNLNQHMKTHTMQTVCCSVCGKSFTQNKYLSKHMQTHTGEKLFDCSVCAKRFSLKRYLTEHMKTHVQDKAFCCTVCGKSFYSKLGLSRHTMKHTGEKTFICSVCGKSFYTKSNLVRHERSHTGEKPFRCSVCGKNFSVKSHLSGHMRTHTGEKPFSCSICSKSFFYRHRLTEHHMKHTGEKPFSCAVCGKKFIQKVDIRRHMRTHTGERPFCCAVCDKRFAQKVTMKTHMKTHTGGKN, from the coding sequence AGATCCAGAAGCTGATTGGTCATCCAGAAAAACTTCACAATCATCTGCAGTtggggagctccactttgaagcagaCTCCACAGcgcccccacattaaagaggaagaggaggaactctggatCCCTCAGGAGGGGGAGTGTCTTCTGCGGCCGGAGGAAACAGATCTCACCGActtgccactgactgttgtctctgtgaagaccgaAGACGATGAAGAAAAAAACCCTAAATCTTTTCGTCAGTTGGGTCCTGAAGACTTCCGGCAGATGATTGGTCATCCGGAAGAACTTCCTCCTCAGCCTCAGGGGaggagctccactttgaagcaggaggatccacatcccccccacattaaaaaggaagaggaggcagATTGTCTTCTCGGGCTGGCGGAAGCTGATCTCGCCAAGTTACCACTGACTGTTGTAACTGTGAAGAccgaagatgatgatgaagaaaaaTCACAAGCAGACAACCTCTTGAGCAGCGATACggactgtgaaggtgatatgaggactcacactgacaacaaacactcaGAATGTTCTATTGAGAAGACCCTTAAAGAAGGTTTGACTTGCTTAGTTTGTGCTAAAGGTTTTTCTCATAAGGGGAACTTGAAtcaacacatgaaaacacacacaatgCAAACCGTATgctgttcagtttgtggtaaaagcttCACTCAAAATAAGTATTTATCcaaacacatgcaaacacacacaggagagaaactttttgattgttcagtttgtgcTAAACGATTTTCTCTAAAGAGGtatttgactgaacacatgaaaacacacgtGCAAGATAAAGCCTTTTGTTGCACGGTTTGTGGTAAAAGCTTTTACTCCAAACTAGGTTTGAGTCGACACACAATGAAACACACGggtgaaaaaacatttatttgttcagtttgtggtaagaGTTTCTACACCAAATCCAATCTCGTAAGACACGAGCGAtcgcacaccggagaaaaaccattCCGTTGTTCAGTGTGCGGTAAAAACTTTTCCGTCAAGAGCCATCTCAGTGGCCACATGAGAActcacacgggagaaaaaccctTCAGTTGTTCTATTTGTAGCAAAAGCTTtttttacagacaccgtttgactGAACACCACATGaagcacacgggagaaaaaccctttAGCTGCGCAGTTTGTGGGAAAAAATTCATCCAGAAGGTGGATATAAgaagacacatgagaacgcacacgggaGAAAGACCTTTTTGCTGCGCAGTTTGTGATAAAAGATTTGCGCAGAAGGTAACTATGAAAACACACATGAAAACGCACACGGGAGGAAAAAACTAG